In Microbacterium sp. SLBN-146, one genomic interval encodes:
- a CDS encoding NAD(P)/FAD-dependent oxidoreductase gives MDNTATTRHRILVIGGGNGGLSIAGRLRRGGISDVAVIEPRDQHVFAPLQSHIAGGIARASEAVRPQGDVTPKGVRWIRDRATHVDPHAHAVTLSSGDVVTYEHLIITAGLETRYDGVPGLDAAMNRPSGVSSYTFELAQKASPALRDVRGGTVVFVQQPEPASAAGVAQKPMYLACDWWRSQGRLDGIRVVFVSPEPSAFSVPAISDELQRKLDEYGIETHFSSDVREVRDGSITIGRGDRSETIEYDLLHAAPPQAPPAWIADSGLADDDGFVDVDPRTLRSRTFDGVWALGDAASVDTLRSGGAIRMQAKALARNLRAVLDGQEPRRHYDGYTVCPITVSRRTVVFAEFDGHGRLAPSIPGFASLYRESRISYVFDRHILPWVYWHLIVQGRA, from the coding sequence ATGGACAACACCGCGACGACTCGACACCGCATCCTCGTCATCGGCGGCGGCAACGGCGGCCTGTCGATCGCCGGCCGACTGCGCCGCGGAGGCATCTCCGACGTCGCGGTGATCGAGCCTCGCGACCAGCACGTCTTCGCACCGCTCCAATCGCACATCGCCGGCGGTATCGCCCGCGCGTCTGAAGCGGTGCGGCCGCAGGGCGATGTCACGCCGAAGGGCGTGCGGTGGATTCGGGATCGGGCGACGCACGTCGATCCGCACGCGCACGCGGTGACGCTGTCGTCCGGCGACGTCGTCACGTACGAGCACCTCATCATCACGGCAGGACTCGAGACGCGATACGACGGCGTTCCCGGTCTCGACGCGGCGATGAATCGACCTTCCGGTGTGTCCAGCTACACCTTCGAGCTCGCGCAGAAGGCATCGCCGGCGTTGCGCGACGTACGAGGCGGAACGGTCGTGTTCGTACAGCAGCCGGAGCCTGCGTCGGCAGCGGGGGTCGCGCAGAAGCCGATGTATCTCGCGTGCGACTGGTGGCGGTCGCAAGGCCGACTCGACGGCATCCGTGTCGTCTTCGTTTCACCGGAGCCGAGCGCCTTCAGCGTCCCGGCCATCAGCGATGAGCTCCAGCGCAAGCTCGACGAGTACGGGATCGAGACGCACTTCAGCAGCGATGTGAGGGAGGTGCGTGACGGGAGCATCACGATCGGCCGCGGGGATCGTTCCGAGACGATCGAGTACGACCTGCTGCACGCCGCTCCCCCGCAGGCTCCACCCGCGTGGATCGCGGACTCCGGCCTCGCTGACGACGACGGGTTCGTCGACGTCGACCCGCGGACGCTTCGTTCGCGGACGTTCGACGGCGTCTGGGCGCTCGGCGATGCGGCATCCGTCGACACGCTCCGTTCGGGCGGCGCGATCCGGATGCAGGCGAAGGCACTCGCCCGGAACCTCCGCGCTGTCCTCGACGGCCAGGAACCGAGACGGCACTACGACGGATACACGGTATGCCCCATCACGGTCAGCCGCCGCACCGTCGTCTTCGCAGAGTTCGACGGCCACGGGCGCCTCGCGCCGTCGATCCCCGGCTTTGCATCGCTCTATCGCGAAAGCCGGATCTCGTATGTGTTCGACCGGCACATCCTGCCCTGGGTGTACTGGCATCTCATCGTGCAGGGTCGCGCCTGA
- a CDS encoding HNH endonuclease signature motif containing protein: MHSKRLVVFTDGDAAILADVVAEVQKTQAVIAAAQAAQIRALARAGDLARTQAVRSRRNVRDHDMALRGIAAEVAGVMRLADRSVQRQIGDALNLVEEYPQTVDAWEAGEITRGHVRAIVDAGAPLPPEARAGFEHEALRRCEGQTPGRVQGELRLLAERLHPRTLAERHVEACETRSVRVIPVGDGMSDLCATVPSLLADAIYDRLTQQARSIVDVRGQAAADARAANQAPGGGGTDGGEDSEAVSRLEVIGSDTRTMDQLRADLLTDMLLTTQPGADPTRTDDGPGALGAIRAKVQVVVPVLTLLGRDDAPADLVGHAPIDPATARQLAGSTRSPLERILTHPVTGAVLHVDTYQRTAAIDRYLRARDQHCRFPGCRLPAIRCEVDHTIDAAHGGPTRVENLAHLCQRHHSMKQFTAWKVTQLPGGVLQWTSPLGHHTLDHPPSLGVHFRPTDDPATDDPPTGDPVDTGDPSGTDDPPPDTSPPIRAPF; the protein is encoded by the coding sequence ATGCATTCGAAGCGGCTGGTGGTCTTCACCGACGGTGACGCGGCGATCCTCGCCGACGTTGTTGCCGAGGTGCAGAAGACGCAGGCGGTCATCGCCGCCGCGCAGGCCGCGCAAATCCGGGCGCTCGCCCGGGCCGGGGACCTCGCTCGCACCCAGGCGGTACGCAGCCGCCGGAACGTGCGTGATCACGACATGGCGTTACGGGGCATCGCCGCTGAAGTCGCCGGGGTGATGAGACTCGCCGACCGGTCGGTGCAACGGCAGATCGGGGATGCGCTGAACCTCGTCGAAGAGTACCCGCAGACAGTGGACGCATGGGAGGCCGGGGAGATCACCCGCGGGCACGTGCGAGCGATCGTCGACGCGGGAGCACCGTTGCCGCCGGAGGCACGTGCCGGGTTCGAACACGAGGCGCTGCGGCGATGCGAGGGACAGACCCCCGGCCGGGTGCAGGGCGAGCTGCGGTTGCTGGCTGAACGGCTGCACCCTCGCACGCTGGCCGAGCGGCACGTCGAGGCGTGCGAGACGCGTTCGGTGCGTGTGATCCCGGTCGGGGATGGGATGTCCGACCTGTGCGCGACGGTCCCGTCACTGTTGGCGGATGCGATCTACGACCGGCTCACCCAACAAGCGCGGAGCATTGTGGATGTGCGGGGACAGGCTGCCGCCGACGCGCGCGCTGCGAATCAGGCGCCCGGTGGCGGCGGAACGGACGGTGGGGAGGACTCCGAAGCAGTGTCGCGGCTTGAGGTGATCGGATCGGACACGCGCACGATGGACCAGTTGCGGGCGGATCTGCTCACCGACATGCTCCTCACCACCCAACCCGGCGCCGACCCCACCCGCACCGACGACGGACCCGGAGCCCTCGGCGCCATCCGTGCGAAAGTGCAGGTCGTCGTGCCGGTCCTCACCCTCCTCGGCCGTGATGACGCGCCGGCGGATCTCGTCGGGCACGCCCCCATCGACCCCGCCACCGCCCGGCAACTCGCCGGGTCCACCCGGTCCCCCCTGGAGCGGATCCTCACCCACCCCGTCACGGGGGCGGTGCTGCACGTCGACACGTACCAGCGGACCGCGGCGATCGACCGGTACCTCCGCGCCCGGGATCAGCACTGCCGGTTCCCCGGATGCCGACTCCCCGCCATCCGCTGCGAAGTGGACCACACCATCGACGCCGCCCACGGAGGGCCCACACGGGTCGAGAACCTCGCGCACCTGTGTCAACGACACCACAGCATGAAACAGTTCACCGCCTGGAAAGTCACACAACTCCCCGGCGGGGTACTCCAGTGGACCTCCCCCCTCGGACACCACACCCTCGACCACCCACCCTCACTCGGGGTGCACTTCCGACCCACCGACGACCCAGCCACCGACGACCCACCCACCGGCGACCCGGTCGACACCGGCGACCCATCCGGCACCGACGATCCGCCACCGGACACGTCACCCCCTATCCGCGCACCGTTCTGA
- a CDS encoding glutamine amidotransferase — MKKALLLGESWTTHMIHQKGFDSFTTTEYVEGGREFGEALAGDGWSVTHIPAHAIETQFPQSDDELAAFDLVVISDVGANTFLLSRAVFTRSASEPNKLARIRAYVENGGGLLMVGGYLSFSGIDAKAAYARSEIGDILPVDVLEVDDRSEHPEGTTISVLAPDHEALGGVGSEWPALLGYNRTRPRADAELLAEVNGDPLVAVRQVGAGRTGVFTSDMSPHWAPPPFMEWAGYAPLWRALASWVAGE, encoded by the coding sequence ATGAAGAAGGCACTCCTGCTCGGCGAGTCGTGGACGACCCACATGATCCACCAGAAGGGATTCGACAGCTTCACCACGACGGAGTACGTCGAGGGTGGACGAGAGTTCGGTGAGGCGCTCGCCGGCGACGGTTGGTCCGTCACGCACATTCCCGCGCACGCCATCGAGACGCAGTTCCCGCAGAGCGATGATGAACTCGCCGCGTTCGACCTCGTCGTCATCAGCGACGTGGGAGCGAACACGTTCCTCCTGAGTCGCGCCGTGTTCACTCGCAGCGCCTCCGAGCCGAACAAGCTCGCACGGATCCGCGCCTACGTCGAGAACGGGGGAGGTCTGCTGATGGTCGGCGGATACCTCTCGTTCTCGGGCATCGACGCGAAAGCGGCGTATGCGCGCAGCGAGATCGGCGACATCCTTCCGGTCGACGTGCTCGAGGTCGACGACCGGTCCGAGCATCCGGAGGGGACCACCATCTCGGTCCTCGCGCCGGATCACGAGGCTCTCGGGGGAGTGGGCTCGGAATGGCCCGCTCTCCTGGGATACAACCGCACCCGCCCGCGCGCGGATGCGGAACTGCTGGCCGAAGTGAACGGCGATCCGCTCGTCGCCGTTCGCCAGGTCGGTGCGGGGCGTACGGGCGTCTTCACGTCCGACATGTCGCCCCACTGGGCTCCACCCCCGTTCATGGAGTGGGCGGGATACGCGCCGCTCTGGCGCGCACTGGCATCCTGGGTCGCCGGTGAATGA
- a CDS encoding metallophosphoesterase: MTTRMLLLADTHLPKRAKVLPDAVLKAADDADLIVHAGDWVEADVLDLLLEHGDVLGVWGNNDGSDLRARLPEIARRHIEGLDLAVIHETGDAKTRERRMDVEFTDVDVLVFGHSHIPWDTTTPRGLRLLNPGSPTDRRRQPHCTFMTAVVDGDEIRDVNLVAI; encoded by the coding sequence ATGACGACGCGGATGCTGCTCCTCGCCGACACGCATCTGCCGAAGCGCGCGAAGGTGCTGCCCGATGCCGTGCTGAAGGCCGCGGATGACGCGGATCTCATCGTCCACGCGGGCGACTGGGTCGAGGCCGACGTGCTCGATCTGCTCCTGGAGCACGGTGACGTGCTCGGAGTCTGGGGGAACAACGACGGATCCGACCTGCGGGCGCGACTTCCCGAGATCGCGCGGCGGCACATCGAGGGTCTCGACCTCGCGGTCATCCACGAGACCGGGGATGCCAAGACGCGCGAACGGCGGATGGATGTCGAATTCACCGACGTCGACGTTCTCGTCTTCGGGCACAGCCACATCCCGTGGGACACGACGACTCCCCGAGGACTGCGGCTTCTCAACCCCGGATCGCCGACCGATCGCCGACGGCAGCCGCACTGCACCTTCATGACGGCCGTCGTCGATGGCGACGAGATCCGCGATGTGAACCTCGTCGCGATCTGA
- a CDS encoding ABC transporter permease — translation MTQLDVPTAATGGIPAPEDSPAFGARPRRNVGPLLSVLSVAVVLVLWWVLTTGTGFIRPLYFPSPESLWTAAVTLNTQLVSDAAATLLRVVVSWVGGSILGVVVGLFMARSRWFFYVINPIVEAVRPVPPVALIPFVILWFGIGDDGKIFLGALACFMVMVVNTTVACGNVPPVYIQAAESLGAKRNQVYRTVVLPAIIPEILSGFRIGSALAFAVIVAAEFQGADVGIGRLIMQASRTLNTPVVLLGTVVIAIMAVLLDLGISRLSRYITRWSAQR, via the coding sequence ATGACGCAGCTTGACGTCCCCACCGCCGCAACCGGCGGCATCCCGGCGCCCGAGGACTCACCCGCCTTCGGCGCACGCCCGCGCCGCAACGTCGGTCCGCTGCTGAGCGTCCTGTCCGTCGCCGTCGTGCTCGTGCTCTGGTGGGTGCTGACGACGGGCACCGGCTTCATCCGTCCCCTGTACTTCCCGAGCCCCGAGTCGCTGTGGACCGCGGCGGTCACGCTCAATACCCAACTCGTGAGCGATGCCGCAGCGACGCTCCTTCGCGTCGTCGTCTCATGGGTCGGAGGGTCGATCCTCGGCGTCGTCGTCGGACTCTTCATGGCCCGCAGTCGCTGGTTCTTCTACGTCATCAATCCGATCGTCGAAGCCGTCCGCCCCGTCCCGCCTGTCGCGCTCATCCCGTTCGTGATCCTCTGGTTCGGCATCGGAGACGACGGGAAGATCTTCCTCGGTGCTCTCGCGTGCTTCATGGTGATGGTCGTCAACACGACGGTCGCGTGCGGCAACGTTCCGCCCGTCTACATCCAGGCCGCCGAGTCGCTGGGCGCCAAGCGCAACCAGGTGTATCGCACGGTCGTTCTGCCGGCGATCATCCCCGAAATCCTCTCGGGCTTCCGGATCGGCAGCGCGCTCGCCTTCGCTGTCATCGTCGCCGCCGAGTTCCAAGGAGCCGACGTCGGAATCGGTCGCCTCATCATGCAGGCGAGCCGCACGCTGAACACTCCCGTCGTGCTCCTCGGCACGGTCGTGATCGCGATCATGGCCGTCCTCCTCGATCTCGGCATCTCGCGCCTCAGCAGATACATCACCCGCTGGTCAGCGCAGCGCTGA
- a CDS encoding SDR family oxidoreductase, protein MADMYTIQDPTTQYPRPPFPPQQQKGPGDIHKMDPAPDHGETTYVGKGRLPGRKALVTGADSGIGRAVAIAYAREGADVALSYLPEEQEQAEEVAELIRAEGRTAVLLPGDLQQEENNNKIVADAVSEMGGLDILVINAGTMPTVDSIDDFETKTLDHVLEANIYPLFWLTKAASPHLKPGAAIITTSSVQGFQPSPSLAEYAVSKAGIANWTRAMSQQLIERGIRVNGVAPGPIWTPLQPAFVPNEKIEEFGSQTPMGRAGQPVELAPAFVFLASQESSYIVGETIAVTGGMPVH, encoded by the coding sequence ATGGCTGACATGTACACGATTCAAGACCCCACGACTCAGTACCCGCGCCCCCCGTTCCCCCCGCAGCAGCAGAAGGGGCCTGGAGACATCCACAAGATGGATCCCGCCCCCGACCACGGCGAGACCACGTACGTCGGCAAGGGCCGTCTCCCCGGCCGCAAGGCGCTCGTCACCGGTGCAGACTCCGGCATCGGACGCGCTGTCGCGATCGCGTACGCCCGGGAGGGCGCCGATGTCGCGCTGAGCTACCTCCCCGAGGAGCAGGAGCAGGCTGAAGAGGTCGCTGAACTCATCCGCGCCGAAGGGCGCACGGCGGTGCTTCTGCCCGGCGACCTGCAGCAGGAGGAGAACAACAACAAGATCGTCGCCGACGCCGTCTCCGAGATGGGTGGTCTCGACATCCTCGTGATCAACGCGGGAACGATGCCGACCGTCGACAGCATCGACGACTTCGAGACCAAGACGCTCGATCACGTGCTCGAGGCGAACATCTACCCGCTGTTCTGGCTGACGAAGGCGGCATCCCCGCACCTGAAGCCGGGTGCCGCGATCATCACGACGTCGAGCGTGCAGGGCTTCCAGCCATCGCCGTCGCTCGCGGAGTACGCCGTCTCGAAGGCGGGGATCGCCAACTGGACGCGCGCCATGTCGCAGCAGCTCATCGAGCGCGGCATCCGCGTCAATGGAGTCGCCCCCGGTCCTATCTGGACGCCGCTCCAGCCCGCGTTCGTCCCGAACGAGAAGATCGAGGAGTTCGGCTCGCAGACCCCGATGGGTCGCGCAGGGCAGCCCGTCGAGCTGGCTCCCGCGTTCGTCTTCCTCGCGTCGCAGGAATCGAGCTACATCGTCGGTGAGACGATCGCCGTCACCGGTGGCATGCCGGTGCACTGA
- a CDS encoding SDR family NAD(P)-dependent oxidoreductase, translating to MDLGIAGRSALITGGDSGIGWHTAQLLLEEGATVVITDRDPDALADAAARLDAPDGTLFSFAADITSLDDVARLHDQVQEAVGDIDILVQSAGITGAQGLFHEISDDGWTQTIETDLLGPVRLVRQFLPSLRKGGWGRLVFLASEDAVQPYDDELPYCAAKAGILALAKGLSRSYASEGLLVNAVSPAFIHTPMTDAMMTKRADERGTDVDEAISSFLDEERPYMELGRRGEPEEVAAVIAFLCSDRASFVNGSNYRVDSGSVATI from the coding sequence ATGGATCTCGGGATCGCGGGGCGTAGCGCCCTCATCACGGGCGGCGACTCCGGCATCGGATGGCACACCGCTCAACTCCTGCTCGAAGAGGGCGCGACGGTCGTCATCACCGATCGTGACCCCGATGCGCTCGCCGACGCCGCGGCTCGGCTCGACGCGCCCGACGGCACGCTGTTCTCGTTCGCCGCCGACATCACGAGCCTCGACGACGTCGCCCGGCTGCACGATCAGGTGCAGGAGGCCGTCGGCGACATCGACATCCTCGTGCAGTCGGCGGGCATCACCGGAGCGCAGGGTCTGTTTCACGAGATCTCCGACGACGGTTGGACGCAGACGATCGAAACCGACCTGCTCGGGCCCGTGCGGCTCGTCCGTCAGTTCCTCCCGTCGCTGCGAAAGGGCGGGTGGGGGCGACTCGTGTTCCTAGCATCCGAAGATGCCGTGCAGCCCTACGACGACGAGCTCCCGTACTGCGCCGCGAAGGCCGGCATCTTGGCTCTCGCGAAGGGACTCTCACGCTCGTACGCGTCGGAGGGTCTGCTCGTCAATGCGGTGTCGCCTGCCTTCATCCACACGCCCATGACCGACGCGATGATGACGAAGCGGGCGGACGAGCGCGGAACCGACGTGGACGAGGCGATCTCGTCCTTCCTCGACGAGGAGCGGCCGTACATGGAACTCGGGCGACGCGGCGAACCCGAAGAGGTCGCCGCCGTCATCGCGTTCCTCTGCTCGGATCGTGCGTCGTTCGTGAACGGCTCCAACTACCGGGTCGACTCCGGTTCGGTCGCCACGATATGA
- a CDS encoding ABC transporter substrate-binding protein, with amino-acid sequence MNKTRLAVAIPAVALITALAGCAGGGTSGESEGGLTKLTVGISPFQDTYLPIIGQEEGWFEEAGLDVELRSLAWNAAMPTLISGDVDIVVNNTTGVVSVANADPEVVYAYGWNPFTEGSALMVRPDGDIATIDELEATASDRDEARTEVIESLAGKTIVTTLSTDMGKQINDALASVGMSEDDVTFVDMDPDAGLAAFLTGTGDAYLGGVPQRAKALEEGMVIGLSGPDLAAPPINGAVTTRTFVDENEEALLSFIDVMHRIIRYCDAETEACGQTITDRLNEETAAGLTVDGFMDYWQNIELYAPNAQAASDMILADDGVAYWKTTWDSDNAYLFGSGDIPAEVPADEHFLMQQVWDAYVAEYGADQTGY; translated from the coding sequence ATGAACAAGACACGGCTCGCGGTCGCCATCCCGGCGGTCGCCCTCATCACGGCGCTCGCCGGCTGCGCAGGCGGCGGCACGTCCGGCGAGTCCGAAGGCGGGCTCACGAAGCTCACCGTCGGCATCTCGCCGTTCCAAGACACGTATCTCCCGATCATCGGACAGGAAGAGGGCTGGTTCGAAGAAGCGGGTCTCGACGTCGAACTTCGCTCGCTCGCATGGAACGCCGCGATGCCGACGCTGATCTCGGGTGACGTCGACATCGTCGTGAACAACACGACGGGCGTCGTCTCGGTCGCCAACGCCGACCCCGAGGTCGTCTACGCGTACGGCTGGAACCCCTTCACGGAAGGCTCCGCCCTCATGGTGCGGCCCGACGGCGACATCGCGACGATCGACGAGCTCGAGGCCACGGCATCCGACCGTGACGAAGCCCGCACAGAGGTCATCGAGTCGCTGGCAGGCAAGACGATCGTGACGACCCTGTCGACCGACATGGGCAAGCAGATCAACGACGCCCTCGCCTCCGTCGGGATGAGCGAAGACGACGTGACGTTCGTCGACATGGATCCGGATGCCGGTCTCGCGGCCTTCCTCACGGGCACCGGCGACGCCTACCTCGGCGGCGTGCCGCAGCGCGCCAAAGCTCTCGAGGAGGGCATGGTCATCGGGCTCTCCGGCCCCGACCTGGCCGCGCCGCCCATCAACGGCGCCGTCACGACCCGCACCTTCGTCGACGAGAACGAAGAGGCGCTCCTGTCGTTCATCGACGTCATGCATCGCATCATCCGCTACTGCGACGCCGAGACCGAAGCCTGCGGCCAGACGATCACCGATCGCCTGAACGAGGAGACGGCGGCGGGACTCACGGTCGACGGCTTCATGGACTACTGGCAGAACATCGAACTCTACGCGCCCAACGCACAGGCTGCGAGCGACATGATCCTCGCCGATGACGGCGTCGCCTACTGGAAGACCACGTGGGACAGCGACAACGCCTACCTCTTCGGCTCGGGAGACATCCCCGCCGAAGTGCCTGCCGACGAGCACTTCCTCATGCAGCAGGTGTGGGACGCGTATGTCGCCGAGTACGGCGCCGACCAGACCGGCTATTGA
- a CDS encoding ribokinase — protein MAGSPNPGHGRAPRVAVVGSLNLDLIARVAREPKPGETVLAEAFGEDPGGKGLNQAVAAARIASTALIGAVGRDDAGRTLLDFARRHDVDVDSVVASDQATGRALITLLPDGENTIVVAALANAGVTAADVRAKLDETSPTVVLVQFEIPADAVAAAADWVASADARLVVNPSPMRDIEPAVLAAADPLIVNVGEASEIAGTDAAPTGLAQILASRCRSVVVTAGADGAVVGVREQIVEIPAPVVDEVADSSGAGDAFAGTLGARLALGDELVQAARAAVEEASRIVSTPRARR, from the coding sequence GTGGCCGGGAGCCCGAATCCCGGCCACGGCCGTGCCCCCAGGGTCGCGGTCGTCGGGTCGCTCAATCTCGATCTGATCGCGCGCGTCGCCCGCGAGCCGAAGCCGGGGGAGACGGTACTCGCCGAGGCGTTCGGAGAAGACCCGGGCGGCAAGGGCCTCAATCAGGCGGTCGCTGCGGCGCGCATCGCATCGACCGCGCTCATTGGTGCCGTCGGACGAGATGATGCCGGGCGCACGCTCCTCGACTTCGCGCGCCGGCACGACGTCGATGTCGATTCCGTCGTGGCATCCGATCAGGCGACGGGGCGCGCGCTCATCACTCTTCTTCCCGACGGCGAGAACACGATCGTCGTCGCCGCGCTCGCCAACGCGGGCGTCACCGCGGCCGACGTGCGCGCGAAGCTCGACGAGACATCGCCGACTGTCGTGCTGGTGCAGTTCGAGATCCCCGCGGATGCCGTCGCGGCAGCTGCGGACTGGGTGGCATCCGCCGATGCGCGGCTCGTCGTCAACCCGAGTCCGATGCGCGACATCGAGCCCGCCGTCCTCGCGGCCGCCGATCCGCTCATCGTCAATGTCGGCGAAGCGAGCGAGATCGCCGGAACGGATGCAGCGCCCACCGGTCTCGCGCAGATACTGGCATCGCGATGCCGCTCGGTCGTCGTGACCGCGGGGGCTGACGGTGCGGTCGTAGGGGTCCGCGAGCAGATCGTCGAGATTCCCGCGCCGGTCGTCGACGAGGTGGCGGACAGCTCGGGCGCGGGTGACGCGTTCGCCGGGACGCTCGGGGCTCGCCTCGCGCTCGGCGATGAGCTCGTACAGGCGGCTCGCGCTGCCGTCGAGGAGGCATCGCGGATCGTCAGCACTCCGCGCGCACGGCGCTGA
- a CDS encoding N-acyl homoserine lactonase family protein, translating into MGVKIHHIVTGELESSLPVSLLNSGAHPDVPHEDRLPFGFRDDIVRRDGSVHEGVMVPVPVWLIEGAGKIILIDTGLGDIDEVSEMQSRYGVDFVASRSDDQDLVAGLARHGVKPEDVDIVVLTHLHFDHVGNNELFPHATFIVQADELPQATHPPHFCMFYYPEYSYKVEAVRDRLQVIDGDLQIDPAVRLVKIGGHTPGCMVVMVTTDVGTVCLTSDVMYNYKNLELNWPMGSFWDLPDLMAGYDRLHREADIIIPEHDWQFLEEHPSGTIG; encoded by the coding sequence ATGGGCGTCAAGATCCACCACATCGTCACAGGCGAGCTGGAGAGCTCGCTCCCCGTCTCGCTGCTCAACTCGGGTGCGCACCCCGACGTTCCTCACGAGGACCGGTTGCCGTTCGGCTTCCGCGACGACATCGTGCGGCGCGACGGATCCGTCCACGAGGGGGTGATGGTGCCGGTGCCCGTGTGGCTCATCGAAGGGGCGGGCAAGATCATCCTCATCGACACGGGACTCGGAGACATCGATGAGGTCTCGGAGATGCAGAGCCGGTACGGCGTCGACTTCGTCGCGTCGCGGTCTGACGATCAGGACCTCGTCGCGGGCCTCGCTCGCCACGGCGTGAAGCCGGAAGACGTCGACATCGTCGTGCTCACGCACCTGCACTTCGACCACGTGGGGAACAACGAACTCTTCCCCCACGCGACGTTCATCGTGCAGGCGGACGAACTGCCGCAGGCGACCCATCCACCTCACTTCTGCATGTTCTATTACCCGGAGTACTCCTACAAGGTCGAGGCGGTCCGCGACCGCCTCCAAGTGATCGACGGAGACCTGCAGATCGACCCGGCCGTGCGACTCGTGAAGATCGGGGGCCACACCCCCGGCTGCATGGTCGTCATGGTCACGACCGACGTCGGCACCGTCTGCCTGACGAGCGACGTCATGTACAACTACAAGAATCTCGAGCTCAACTGGCCCATGGGCTCGTTCTGGGACCTGCCCGACCTCATGGCGGGATACGACCGCCTGCATCGCGAGGCGGACATCATCATCCCGGAACACGACTGGCAGTTCCTCGAGGAACACCCCAGCGGCACGATCGGCTGA
- a CDS encoding DUF2834 domain-containing protein: MTMDAKQTGWNARAITYLVLAIVGLVGTFVFNAWTVVAGRNFFGDLVGSGPVVSSLSVDLLIVAIAGAVFIIVEARRLGMKRAWLYIVLSLVTAFAFTFPLFLAMRERKLPALSSERPDTVEG; this comes from the coding sequence ATGACGATGGATGCGAAGCAGACCGGCTGGAACGCCCGCGCGATCACCTACCTCGTCCTGGCGATCGTCGGGCTCGTCGGCACATTCGTGTTCAACGCGTGGACGGTCGTCGCAGGGCGGAACTTCTTCGGCGATCTCGTCGGCAGCGGACCTGTCGTGTCGTCGCTCAGCGTGGACCTCCTGATCGTCGCGATCGCCGGGGCCGTCTTCATCATCGTCGAGGCACGGCGGCTCGGAATGAAGCGCGCGTGGCTCTACATCGTGCTGTCGCTCGTGACCGCCTTCGCGTTCACCTTCCCGCTCTTCCTCGCGATGCGCGAGCGCAAGCTGCCGGCCCTGTCGAGCGAACGCCCGGATACGGTCGAAGGATGA
- a CDS encoding ABC transporter ATP-binding protein: MSDIVINRVSKVFATARKRTVALNETTLEISTNETVCIVGPSGCGKTTLLNLIAGFIAPTSGTITVDGRSVKGPGSDRAVVFQSDAVFPWLTVADNVSYGMRMQGVPAAERRSRTDHYLELVGLADFRKAYPKELSGGMRKRVDLARAYASGPGVLLLDEPFGALDLFTKEAMWLALAGVIAAEPKTSVFVTHDIEEALFLGDRVVVMTPRPARVHSILDIPFGADRDLALRATTEFQSLRNQIANTLREVHDDAA; the protein is encoded by the coding sequence ATGTCCGACATCGTCATCAATCGCGTCTCGAAGGTGTTCGCCACCGCACGCAAGCGCACCGTCGCGCTCAACGAGACGACCCTCGAGATCTCCACGAATGAGACCGTCTGCATCGTCGGGCCGAGTGGTTGCGGCAAGACGACACTGCTCAACCTGATCGCGGGGTTCATCGCCCCGACAAGCGGCACGATCACGGTCGACGGTCGCAGCGTCAAGGGTCCCGGCTCGGACCGGGCGGTCGTCTTCCAGTCCGATGCGGTCTTCCCGTGGCTGACGGTCGCCGACAACGTGTCTTACGGCATGCGGATGCAGGGCGTCCCGGCGGCCGAGCGTCGGTCGCGCACCGACCACTACCTCGAGCTCGTCGGTCTCGCCGACTTCCGGAAGGCGTACCCCAAGGAGCTCTCCGGCGGAATGCGCAAGCGCGTCGACCTCGCCCGCGCGTACGCGAGCGGCCCGGGAGTCCTGCTCCTGGATGAACCGTTCGGCGCGCTCGACCTCTTCACGAAGGAGGCGATGTGGCTCGCACTCGCGGGTGTCATCGCCGCCGAGCCCAAGACGAGCGTCTTCGTCACCCACGACATCGAGGAAGCCCTCTTCCTCGGCGACCGCGTCGTCGTCATGACCCCGCGACCGGCCCGGGTGCACAGCATCCTCGACATCCCCTTCGGCGCCGATCGCGATCTCGCGCTGCGCGCCACCACCGAATTCCAGTCCCTCCGCAATCAGATCGCGAACACCCTCCGGGAGGTCCACGATGACGCAGCTTGA